In Calothrix sp. PCC 7507, one DNA window encodes the following:
- a CDS encoding DUF1611 domain-containing protein: MRLALNQRIAILLHEGTSGAQGKTGLALLRYSEAQIVAVIDHEAIGRSLTELTGIKRNIPIVESVAAALEYKPEVLVIGIAPKGGAVPDNYWHEIKDALEAGMSLVNGLHTPLATINELNALLKPGQLIWDVRKEPPNLDVASGLARSLPCRRVLTVGTDMAIGKMSTSLELHWAAKLRGWRSKFLATGQTGVMLEGDGVALDAVRVDFAAGAVEQMVMRYGRNYDMLHIEGQGSLLHPGSTATLPLIRGSQPTQLVLVHRAGQTHNRNNPHIPIPPLPKVIQLYETVASAGGSFAPVPVVGIALNTAHLDEAAAQAAIAQTTAETGLPCTDVVRYGAGLLLDAVMQN, from the coding sequence GTGCGTCTGGCGCTTAATCAACGAATAGCGATTCTGCTACATGAAGGAACTAGTGGAGCTCAGGGTAAAACCGGGTTAGCACTTTTACGTTACAGTGAAGCCCAAATCGTCGCCGTCATCGATCATGAAGCTATCGGGAGATCCTTGACGGAATTAACAGGTATCAAGCGGAATATACCGATTGTAGAATCGGTAGCGGCAGCACTGGAATATAAACCAGAAGTCTTGGTAATTGGCATTGCGCCTAAAGGCGGTGCTGTACCAGATAATTACTGGCACGAAATTAAAGATGCTTTAGAAGCAGGGATGTCACTGGTAAATGGTTTACACACACCATTGGCAACTATAAATGAGTTAAATGCCCTCCTAAAACCAGGGCAACTTATTTGGGATGTACGCAAAGAACCACCGAATTTAGATGTTGCTAGTGGTTTGGCACGCAGCTTACCCTGTCGGCGGGTGTTGACGGTGGGAACCGACATGGCTATTGGCAAAATGTCAACTAGTTTAGAACTACATTGGGCAGCAAAATTGCGGGGCTGGCGTTCTAAGTTTCTGGCAACAGGACAAACTGGTGTGATGTTAGAAGGTGATGGTGTAGCACTAGATGCCGTACGGGTAGATTTTGCTGCCGGTGCTGTGGAACAAATGGTGATGCGCTATGGCAGAAATTACGACATGCTGCACATTGAAGGACAAGGTTCACTGCTGCATCCTGGTTCCACAGCTACCCTACCGCTAATACGTGGTTCCCAACCAACTCAATTAGTGCTAGTGCATCGGGCGGGGCAAACTCACAACCGGAATAATCCCCATATACCAATTCCACCCTTGCCAAAAGTAATCCAGCTTTATGAAACCGTCGCCAGCGCTGGCGGTAGTTTTGCACCAGTACCCGTGGTGGGTATAGCTTTGAATACAGCGCATTTAGATGAAGCAGCGGCACAAGCAGCGATCGCCCAAACTACAGCCGAAACAGGACTACCCTGCACAGATGTAGTCCGGTATGGGGCTGGGTTGCTACTGGATGCGGTGATGCAAAATTAA
- a CDS encoding dipeptide epimerase, with protein sequence MQVEVNLFTVNKRFPLTISRGTTAQTTNVWVRILQDGIEGWGEASPFGVGNHSQSTDIIRGALQQIAPSLQAFSPLQRQQVEQVLIKQQIPSSVRAALDIAMHDWLGKRVGLPLWQIWGLDRHAIVPTSVTIGIGTPAAAKARTQDWLQFMDVRLLKVKLGNPDGIAADQKMLLAVREAAPDTELFVDANGGWSLDDAIAMCNWLAELGIKYVEQPLPRGQEKNLAKLREHSPLPIFVDESCFTSSDIPHLANYADGINIKLMKSGGLTEAIRMVHTARAYGLQVMFGCYSDSSLANTAAAQLAPLADYLDLDSHLNLIDDPFTGALVQEGKVLPNDLPGLGVQYSASGA encoded by the coding sequence ATGCAAGTGGAAGTAAATCTATTTACAGTTAACAAAAGATTTCCCTTGACTATTAGTCGTGGCACAACGGCGCAGACAACAAATGTATGGGTGAGGATTTTACAGGATGGCATTGAAGGCTGGGGAGAAGCGTCGCCATTTGGTGTAGGTAATCATTCGCAATCCACTGATATAATCAGAGGCGCTTTACAGCAAATTGCGCCCAGTCTCCAAGCATTCAGTCCGTTGCAGCGGCAACAAGTTGAGCAGGTATTAATTAAACAGCAAATACCCTCATCTGTGAGAGCGGCATTAGATATAGCGATGCATGATTGGCTAGGTAAACGTGTAGGATTACCACTATGGCAAATCTGGGGACTCGATCGCCATGCGATTGTCCCAACATCGGTGACAATTGGCATTGGTACACCAGCAGCAGCAAAAGCAAGAACACAGGACTGGTTGCAATTTATGGATGTTCGCCTTTTGAAAGTCAAGCTAGGTAATCCGGATGGTATCGCAGCCGACCAGAAAATGCTATTAGCGGTACGTGAAGCAGCACCAGATACAGAATTATTTGTTGATGCTAATGGAGGTTGGAGTTTGGATGATGCGATCGCCATGTGCAATTGGCTAGCTGAATTAGGTATAAAGTATGTAGAACAGCCATTACCACGGGGACAGGAAAAAAATCTAGCAAAACTCAGGGAGCATTCACCCCTGCCAATTTTTGTTGATGAAAGTTGCTTCACTAGCTCAGATATTCCCCATCTGGCAAACTACGCAGATGGCATTAATATTAAACTAATGAAATCAGGGGGCTTAACTGAAGCTATACGGATGGTACATACAGCACGAGCCTATGGGTTACAAGTAATGTTCGGCTGCTATTCCGACAGTTCGTTAGCCAATACAGCAGCGGCACAACTAGCGCCACTAGCTGATTATCTCGATTTAGACAGTCACCTTAACTTAATCGATGACCCCTTTACAGGTGCATTGGTACAGGAGGGGAAAGTTTTACCAAACGATTTACCTGGCTTGGGGGTGCAATATAGTGCGTCTGGCGCTTAA
- a CDS encoding Uma2 family endonuclease, which yields MTTFPQFIPQSEPPRPPWETLPTMYDLPSDNPEEPGLPDYFHFLQPLLLYLTFQPTNWNPELVFSAADLNLYYDLQHPLWYKRPDWFGVVGVPQLYKGEDLRLSYVTWQEPANPFVVIELLSPGTEDEDLGNKQNPTDKPPSKWEVYERILRIPYYIVFSRYTDELRAFQLVGGHYEPMTFANGRLLMPELGLSLGLWQGSFRDIERLWLRWFTLTGELIAEPTEEAAAATERAIIAEQETRDAKQEAEQAKRKAEQLAERLRQLGVNLDELDE from the coding sequence ATGACCACCTTTCCCCAATTCATCCCGCAATCTGAGCCACCGCGTCCTCCGTGGGAAACTCTCCCAACGATGTATGATTTACCCAGTGACAACCCAGAGGAACCAGGTTTGCCGGACTATTTTCACTTTTTACAGCCCTTACTTTTATATTTGACTTTTCAGCCAACTAATTGGAATCCCGAACTAGTTTTCAGCGCGGCTGACTTGAATCTTTACTATGACTTGCAACATCCTTTATGGTACAAACGCCCAGATTGGTTTGGTGTGGTAGGAGTACCACAACTCTATAAAGGTGAGGATTTGCGTTTAAGTTATGTGACTTGGCAAGAGCCAGCAAATCCTTTTGTAGTAATTGAATTATTATCTCCTGGTACAGAAGATGAAGATTTAGGCAATAAACAAAATCCAACAGATAAACCTCCTAGTAAATGGGAAGTTTACGAACGAATTTTGCGAATTCCCTATTACATTGTTTTTAGTCGATATACGGATGAACTGAGAGCATTTCAGCTAGTGGGTGGGCATTATGAACCGATGACTTTTGCCAATGGACGCTTACTAATGCCAGAGTTGGGTTTAAGTTTGGGATTGTGGCAGGGATCATTTCGAGATATTGAAAGATTGTGGTTAAGGTGGTTCACTTTAACAGGCGAATTAATTGCTGAACCCACTGAGGAAGCTGCTGCTGCTACCGAACGAGCAATTATTGCTGAACAGGAAACTAGAGATGCTAAACAAGAGGCTGAACAAGCAAAAAGAAAAGCAGAACAATTAGCAGAACGTTTGCGTCAGTTAGGTGTGAATCTTGATGAGTTGGACGAATAA
- a CDS encoding NUDIX hydrolase produces MVLEHPWCQVRQDKIELPNGKIIDDFFVNIKPEVAIILPITHTREVVFVRQYRHAVGDFFIELPAGNFDPSQESAESAAMRELQEETGYIAQQVKKIATLHDKPSKDTNKIHLFLAENIIQTGEKNFDITEDIEVILIPVETVLDKVAQGEISVAGTVAALFLGLKFISD; encoded by the coding sequence ATGGTCTTAGAACATCCCTGGTGTCAGGTAAGACAAGACAAAATAGAATTACCGAATGGTAAAATTATAGATGATTTTTTTGTCAATATCAAACCTGAAGTAGCGATAATTTTACCAATCACTCATACAAGAGAAGTGGTTTTTGTCCGGCAATACAGACATGCGGTAGGAGATTTTTTCATAGAACTCCCAGCCGGGAATTTCGACCCATCCCAAGAAAGTGCAGAATCAGCCGCAATGCGAGAATTACAGGAAGAGACTGGCTATATTGCCCAACAAGTCAAGAAAATTGCCACCTTACACGATAAGCCTAGCAAAGATACTAACAAAATACATTTATTTTTGGCAGAAAATATCATCCAAACTGGCGAGAAAAACTTTGATATTACGGAAGATATTGAAGTTATCTTAATTCCTGTAGAAACCGTATTGGATAAAGTTGCTCAAGGTGAAATTTCCGTAGCAGGGACTGTTGCGGCTTTATTCTTAGGTTTAAAGTTTATCAGCGATTAA